The Punica granatum isolate Tunisia-2019 chromosome 4, ASM765513v2, whole genome shotgun sequence genome has a window encoding:
- the LOC116203694 gene encoding G-type lectin S-receptor-like serine/threonine-protein kinase At4g27290 isoform X1: MRLLVSSTVFSSLLALSLMLGLCVCMDSLNQSQSMSEGERLISAGGKFQLGFFNTDNSSNRYLGIWFYNIPSKTIVWVANRNKPLNGSLGLLKIEHGTLVIQDNSGQAYWSSNTRSLSSRSTTTKLLDSGNLVLKYDNSETYLWQSFNYPTDTMLAGMKLGWDFKAGMEWQLTSWKSAEDPFAGHFSYSMDPRGFPQLKLFEDNITRFRSHPRFGGINTSFDSVITSIFVYDSQEAYFSYDLHDQNSLVRFLVNYTGKVQHYKWNTQTLDWTLLYESPSDSCEEYAKCGPNAVCVIVNAVRTCECLPGYVSKSAEGPDTLDPWYSGGCIRKSPFNCSGPEGFKRVKRVKLPDLVLFEMNTSMTLKECENMCLGNCTCTAYAHPFESRDKKGCVFWFGDLLDIRISNAEYEPRELFVRVVASELEGNSKRRKGVVVAAAVILSVCSAIFCLWASWRRRRGQGVRLDVHAGEEEKFELPMFDVVMISQATNNFSHFNKIGQGGFGPVYKGQLPNGQEIAVKRLSETSSQGLNEFKNEAVLIAKLQHRNLVKLLGCCIEGQERMLVYEYMPNGSLDSFVFPGTTGGSCLLWRTKFNIIVGVAKGLLYLHQDSRLTIIHRDLKASNVLLDSKMNPKISDFGMARTFGEDQFLEKTKRIVGTYGYMSPEYVVDGIFSIKSDVFSFGVLVLEIVCGKRNREFHHPDHNFNLLGHTWNLWVEGKAHDLIDEQMEDSFPLAEVMRCIQVGLLCVQKCPEDRPTMSSVLLMLDSESMRLPQPKKPGFYLERIPDGINRRENTAKEITITLLEGR; encoded by the exons ATGAGATTGCTTGTGTCTTCCACTGTATTCTCGTCACTTCTAGCATTATCGTTGATGCTTGGTTTGTGTGTGTGCATGGATTCACTGAATCAATCCCAATCCATGAGTGAGGGCGAGAGGTTAATCTCCGCCGGAGGAAAGTTCCAGCTGGGGTTCTTTAATACAGACAACTCGAGCAACCGTTATCTTGGGATTTGGTTTTATAATATCCCAAGTAAAACGATTGTTTGGGTTGCAAATAGAAATAAACCCCTCAATGGCTCCCTTGGTCTTTTGAAGATCGAGCATGGGACTCTCGTTATCCAAGACAACTCTGGACAAGCATATTGGTCGTCGAATACTCGGAGTCTATCTTCGAGGAGCACAACCACAAAGCTCCTTGACTCAGGAAACTTGGTTTTGAAATACGATAACTCGGAAACTTATCTGTGGCAAAGTTTCAACTATCCTACCGATACAATGTTGGCGGGAATGAAACTTGGCTGGGACTTTAAGGCCGGGATGGAGTGGCAACTTACGTCATGGAAGAGTGCAGAAGATCCTTTTGCGGGGCACTTCTCTTACAGTATGGATCCCCGTGGATTTCCACAACTGAAGCTTTTTGAGGACAACATCACAAG GTTTAGGTCCCATCCTCGTTTCGGCGGCATCAACACATCTTTTGATTCAGTAATCACCTCGATATTCGTATATGATTCTCAGGAAGCATACTTCTCATACGATCTCCATGACCAAAACAGTTTGGTAAGGTTTCTCGTAAATTACACGGGCAAGGTCCAACATTACAAGTGGAATACCCAAACGCTTGATTGGACGCTTTTATATGAGTCACCAAGTGATTCATGCGAAGAGTATGCGAAATGCGGTCCTAACGCAGTGTGTGTCATTGTGAATGCTGTCCGAACATGCGAATGCCTTCCAGGCTATGTGTCCAAGTCAGCTGAAGGCCCAGACACGCTTGACCCATGGTACTCTGGTGGGTGTATAAGGAAAAGCCCGTTTAATTGTTCGGGTCCTGAAGGTTTTAAACGGGTGAAGCGGGTGAAGTTGCCTGATTTGGTGCTATTTGAGATGAATACTAGCATGACCCTGAAGGAATGTGAGAACATGTGCCTGGGGAATTGTACATGCACTGCCTATGCACATCCATTTGAAAGCAGAGACAAAAAAGGCTGCGTGTTTTGGTTTGGAGATCTTCTTGACATAAGGATAAGTAATGCTGAATACGAGCCCAGAGAACTTTTTGTCCGAGTTGTGGCATCAGAGCTAG AAGGAAATTCCAAAAGGAGGAAGGGGGTCGTTGTTGCTGCGGCTGTGATTCTATCAGTCTGTTCTGCAATATTCTGTTTATGGGcttcttggagaagaagaagaggccAAG GGGTAAGGCTTGATGTTCATGCTGGGGAAGAGGAGAAATTTGAATTACCCATGTTTGATGTGGTCATGATTTCACAAGCAACTAACAATTTTTCCCATTTCAACAAGATAGGGCAGGGAGGCTTCGGGCCTGTTTACAAG GGTCAGCTCCCAAATGGGCAAGAAATTGCTGTCAAGAGACTGTCGGAGACTTCTAGTCAAGGCCTCAATGAGTTCAAGAATGAGGCAGTGCTGATTGCAAAACTTCAGCACCGAAACCTCGTGAAACTTTTGGGATGTTGCATAGAAGGACAAGAGAGGATGCTAGTGTACGAGTACATGCCCAACGGAAGCCTGGATTCCTTTGTATTCC CAGGCACAACTGGAGGAAGTTGTCTATTGTGGAGGACGAAATTTAACATCATTGTGGGAGTGGCTAAAGGACTTCTTTATCTTCATCAAGATTCAAGGTTGACGATTATCCATAGGGACCTTAAAGCTAGCAATGTGTTGTTGGACAGCAAGATGAACCCGAAAATATCGGATTTTGGCATGGCCAGGACATTTGGGGAGGATCAGTTCTTAGAGAAAACCAAAAGAATAGTTGGCACATA CGGCTACATGTCGCCGGAGTATGTTGTTGATGGGATATTCTCAATAAAGTCAGATGTCTTCAGCTTCGGAGTGCTTGTGCTCGAAATAGTTTGTGGCAAAAGGAACAGAGAGTTTCATCATCCTGACCACAATTTCAACCTTCTCGGGCAT ACGTGGAATCTGTGGGTTGAAGGGAAAGCACATGATCTGATAGATGAACAGATGGAGGATTCTTTCCCGCTTGCGGAAGTTATGAGATGCATACAAGTTGGGCTCTTATGCGTACAAAAATGCCCTGAAGATAGACCGACCATGTCTTCTGTGCTCCTGATGCTTGACAGCGAGAGTATGAGACTTCCTCAGCCCAAGAAGCCAGGGTTTTACCTGGAAAGGATCCCTGATGGAATAAATAGAAGAGAGAACACTGCCAAGGAGATTACTATAACTCTATTGGAAGGTCGGTAG
- the LOC116203694 gene encoding G-type lectin S-receptor-like serine/threonine-protein kinase At4g27290 isoform X2, giving the protein MRLLVSSTVFSSLLALSLMLGLCVCMDSLNQSQSMSEGERLISAGGKFQLGFFNTDNSSNRYLGIWFYNIPSKTIVWVANRNKPLNGSLGLLKIEHGTLVIQDNSGQAYWSSNTRSLSSRSTTTKLLDSGNLVLKYDNSETYLWQSFNYPTDTMLAGMKLGWDFKAGMEWQLTSWKSAEDPFAGHFSYSMDPRGFPQLKLFEDNITRFRSHPRFGGINTSFDSVITSIFVYDSQEAYFSYDLHDQNSLVRFLVNYTGKVQHYKWNTQTLDWTLLYESPSDSCEEYAKCGPNAVCVIVNAVRTCECLPGYVSKSAEGPDTLDPWYSGGCIRKSPFNCSGPEGFKRVKRVKLPDLVLFEMNTSMTLKECENMCLGNCTCTAYAHPFESRDKKGCVFWFGDLLDIRISNAEYEPRELFVRVVASELEGNSKRRKGVVVAAAVILSVCSAIFCLWASWRRRRGQGVRLDVHAGEEEKFELPMFDVVMISQATNNFSHFNKIGQGGFGPVYKGQLPNGQEIAVKRLSETSSQGLNEFKNEAVLIAKLQHRNLVKLLGCCIEGQERMLVYEYMPNGSLDSFVFRTTGGSCLLWRTKFNIIVGVAKGLLYLHQDSRLTIIHRDLKASNVLLDSKMNPKISDFGMARTFGEDQFLEKTKRIVGTYGYMSPEYVVDGIFSIKSDVFSFGVLVLEIVCGKRNREFHHPDHNFNLLGHTWNLWVEGKAHDLIDEQMEDSFPLAEVMRCIQVGLLCVQKCPEDRPTMSSVLLMLDSESMRLPQPKKPGFYLERIPDGINRRENTAKEITITLLEGR; this is encoded by the exons ATGAGATTGCTTGTGTCTTCCACTGTATTCTCGTCACTTCTAGCATTATCGTTGATGCTTGGTTTGTGTGTGTGCATGGATTCACTGAATCAATCCCAATCCATGAGTGAGGGCGAGAGGTTAATCTCCGCCGGAGGAAAGTTCCAGCTGGGGTTCTTTAATACAGACAACTCGAGCAACCGTTATCTTGGGATTTGGTTTTATAATATCCCAAGTAAAACGATTGTTTGGGTTGCAAATAGAAATAAACCCCTCAATGGCTCCCTTGGTCTTTTGAAGATCGAGCATGGGACTCTCGTTATCCAAGACAACTCTGGACAAGCATATTGGTCGTCGAATACTCGGAGTCTATCTTCGAGGAGCACAACCACAAAGCTCCTTGACTCAGGAAACTTGGTTTTGAAATACGATAACTCGGAAACTTATCTGTGGCAAAGTTTCAACTATCCTACCGATACAATGTTGGCGGGAATGAAACTTGGCTGGGACTTTAAGGCCGGGATGGAGTGGCAACTTACGTCATGGAAGAGTGCAGAAGATCCTTTTGCGGGGCACTTCTCTTACAGTATGGATCCCCGTGGATTTCCACAACTGAAGCTTTTTGAGGACAACATCACAAG GTTTAGGTCCCATCCTCGTTTCGGCGGCATCAACACATCTTTTGATTCAGTAATCACCTCGATATTCGTATATGATTCTCAGGAAGCATACTTCTCATACGATCTCCATGACCAAAACAGTTTGGTAAGGTTTCTCGTAAATTACACGGGCAAGGTCCAACATTACAAGTGGAATACCCAAACGCTTGATTGGACGCTTTTATATGAGTCACCAAGTGATTCATGCGAAGAGTATGCGAAATGCGGTCCTAACGCAGTGTGTGTCATTGTGAATGCTGTCCGAACATGCGAATGCCTTCCAGGCTATGTGTCCAAGTCAGCTGAAGGCCCAGACACGCTTGACCCATGGTACTCTGGTGGGTGTATAAGGAAAAGCCCGTTTAATTGTTCGGGTCCTGAAGGTTTTAAACGGGTGAAGCGGGTGAAGTTGCCTGATTTGGTGCTATTTGAGATGAATACTAGCATGACCCTGAAGGAATGTGAGAACATGTGCCTGGGGAATTGTACATGCACTGCCTATGCACATCCATTTGAAAGCAGAGACAAAAAAGGCTGCGTGTTTTGGTTTGGAGATCTTCTTGACATAAGGATAAGTAATGCTGAATACGAGCCCAGAGAACTTTTTGTCCGAGTTGTGGCATCAGAGCTAG AAGGAAATTCCAAAAGGAGGAAGGGGGTCGTTGTTGCTGCGGCTGTGATTCTATCAGTCTGTTCTGCAATATTCTGTTTATGGGcttcttggagaagaagaagaggccAAG GGGTAAGGCTTGATGTTCATGCTGGGGAAGAGGAGAAATTTGAATTACCCATGTTTGATGTGGTCATGATTTCACAAGCAACTAACAATTTTTCCCATTTCAACAAGATAGGGCAGGGAGGCTTCGGGCCTGTTTACAAG GGTCAGCTCCCAAATGGGCAAGAAATTGCTGTCAAGAGACTGTCGGAGACTTCTAGTCAAGGCCTCAATGAGTTCAAGAATGAGGCAGTGCTGATTGCAAAACTTCAGCACCGAAACCTCGTGAAACTTTTGGGATGTTGCATAGAAGGACAAGAGAGGATGCTAGTGTACGAGTACATGCCCAACGGAAGCCTGGATTCCTTTGTATTCC GCACAACTGGAGGAAGTTGTCTATTGTGGAGGACGAAATTTAACATCATTGTGGGAGTGGCTAAAGGACTTCTTTATCTTCATCAAGATTCAAGGTTGACGATTATCCATAGGGACCTTAAAGCTAGCAATGTGTTGTTGGACAGCAAGATGAACCCGAAAATATCGGATTTTGGCATGGCCAGGACATTTGGGGAGGATCAGTTCTTAGAGAAAACCAAAAGAATAGTTGGCACATA CGGCTACATGTCGCCGGAGTATGTTGTTGATGGGATATTCTCAATAAAGTCAGATGTCTTCAGCTTCGGAGTGCTTGTGCTCGAAATAGTTTGTGGCAAAAGGAACAGAGAGTTTCATCATCCTGACCACAATTTCAACCTTCTCGGGCAT ACGTGGAATCTGTGGGTTGAAGGGAAAGCACATGATCTGATAGATGAACAGATGGAGGATTCTTTCCCGCTTGCGGAAGTTATGAGATGCATACAAGTTGGGCTCTTATGCGTACAAAAATGCCCTGAAGATAGACCGACCATGTCTTCTGTGCTCCTGATGCTTGACAGCGAGAGTATGAGACTTCCTCAGCCCAAGAAGCCAGGGTTTTACCTGGAAAGGATCCCTGATGGAATAAATAGAAGAGAGAACACTGCCAAGGAGATTACTATAACTCTATTGGAAGGTCGGTAG